In Elaeis guineensis isolate ETL-2024a chromosome 1, EG11, whole genome shotgun sequence, a genomic segment contains:
- the LOC105039996 gene encoding T-complex protein 1 subunit beta has product MAVERLLKDEATEEKGDRARMASFVGAMAIADVVKTTLGPKGMDKILQSTGRGRSVTVTNDGATILKSLHIDNPAAKVLVDISKVQDDEVGDGTTSVVVLAGELLREAEKLVNAKIHPMTIIAGYRMAAECARNVLLQKAMDNKQDPEKFTSDLMNIAMTTLSSKILSQDKEHFAKLAVDAVLRLKGSTNLDAIQIIKKAGGSLKDSFLDEGFILDKKIGIGQPKCIENAKILVANTAMDTDKVKIYGARVRVDSMARVAEIEGAEKEKMREKVQKIIAHGINCFVNRQLIYNFPEELFADAGILAIEHADFDGIERLALVTGGEIASTFDNPESVKLGHCKLIEEIMIGEDKLIHFSGVEMGQACTIVLRGASSHVLDEAERSLHDALCVLSQTVNDSRVLLGGGWPEMLMAKEVDELARKTPGKKAHAIEAFSRALQAIPTIIADNAGLDSAELISQLRAEHHKERTNAGIDVISGGVGDMEKLGISESFKVKQAVLLSATEAAEMILRVDEIITCAPRKREDRM; this is encoded by the exons ATGGCG GTGGAACGGTTGCTTAAAGATGAAGCCACCGAAGAGAAGGGAGATCGAGCCAGAATG GCATCATTTGTGGGTGCCATGGCAATTGCTGATGTAGTCAAGACCACTCTAGGGCCAAAAGGAATG GACAAGATCTTGCAGTCAACTGGCAGAGGACGCAGTGTTACTGTTACCAATGATGGTGCTACTATCTTGAAATCACTTCATATAGACAACCCAGCTGCTAAGGTACTAGTTG ATATCTCAAAAGTTCAAGATGACGAGGTTGGTGACGGGACAACTTCTGTTGTTGTTTTGGCCGGAGAGCTTTTGAGGGAAGCAGAAAAATTGGTCAATGCAAAGATTCATCCAATGACTATCATTGCAG GTTACAGAATGGCTGCTGAGTGTGCACGCAATGTTTTATTGCAGAAGGCCATGGACAACAAGCAGGATCCAG AGAAATTCACGTCAGATCTAATGAACATCGCGATGACTACATTGAGTTCAAAAATACTCTCCCAGGACAAGGAACATTTTGCTAAGCTTGCAGTGGATGCTGTTTTGAGGCTTAAG GGCAGCACAAACTTAGATGCTATTCAAATTATTAAAAAAGCTGGAGGATCTCTGAAGGATTCGTTTTTAGATGAAGG GTTTATTCTTGACAAGAAGATAGGCATTGGCCAACCGAAATGCATTGAAAATGCAAAGATCTTGGTTGCAAACACTGCTATGGATACTGACAAAGTCAAGATCTATGGGGCTCGAGTTCGTGTTGATTCAATGGCGAGAGTTGCAGAGATTGAGGGGGCTGAAAAAGAGAAAATGAGGGAAAAAGTGCAGAAGATCATAGCTCATGGCATTAACTGCTTTGTCAACCGACAGCTTATATATAACTTCCCCGAGGAACTCTTTGCAGATGCTGGAATACTTGCCATTGAACATGCTGATTTCGATGGGATTGAGAGGCTAGCGCTGGTGACTGGTGGTGAAATTGCATCAACTTTTGATAATCCAGAGTCTGTTAAGCTTGGTCACTGCAAGCTTATTGAGGAGATAATGATTGGCGAGGACAAGTTAATTCATTTTTCTGGGGTTGAAATGGGTCAGGCATGTACCATAGTTTTAAGGGGTGCAAG TTCCCATGTATTGGATGAAGCCGAAAGATCCTTGCACGATGCCTTGTGTGTGCTTTCTCAGACAGTGAACGACAGCCGAGTTTTGCTTGGTGGTGGATGGCCTGAGATGTTGATGGCAAAAGAGGTAGATGAACTTGCCCGAAAGACTCCTGGGAAGAAGGCTCATGCCATTGAAGCTTTCTCAAGGGCACTCCAGGCGATACCAACCATCATAGCTGACAATGCTGGTCTGGACAGTGCTGAGCTTATCTCACAGCTTCGTGCGGAACATCATAAGGAGAGAACCAATGCTGGAATTGATGTCATATCTGGCGGT GTGGGTGACATGGAGAAACTTGGGATATCAGAGTCCTTTAAAGTCAAGCAAGCTGTGCTGTTATCTGCCACCGAGGCAGCTGAGATGATCTTGAGGGTCGATGAGATCATAACATGTGCTccacggaagagagaggatagaatgtaa